One window of Mangrovibacterium diazotrophicum genomic DNA carries:
- a CDS encoding DUF3826 domain-containing protein, protein MKRISILMVFVLLGLNLTVLAQKNGKDEFADKEYWAVVSGRAGKIVETMKLGDEAKEKEVQDLIAAQYYRLNGIHDGTEAEIKKVKESDLEKAKKNQAIEKLNAKRNKELDKLHKSYLKELSKELTPEQVEAVKNGMTYSVCPNTYAAYQDMLPNLTVEQKKYILDALTEAREKAMDAGSSKEKHAWFGKYKGRINNYLSKQGYDMNKESKAWQERLKKEGIEL, encoded by the coding sequence ATGAAAAGAATAAGCATACTGATGGTGTTCGTGCTACTTGGTTTAAACCTGACCGTGTTGGCACAGAAAAATGGGAAAGACGAGTTCGCAGACAAAGAATATTGGGCAGTTGTATCGGGCCGAGCGGGCAAGATTGTTGAAACCATGAAGCTGGGTGATGAAGCCAAAGAAAAAGAGGTTCAGGATCTGATTGCCGCTCAATACTACCGTTTGAACGGAATTCATGACGGTACCGAAGCCGAGATCAAGAAGGTAAAAGAATCTGATCTTGAAAAAGCGAAAAAGAATCAAGCAATTGAAAAGCTGAATGCGAAACGCAACAAGGAACTGGACAAATTGCATAAATCGTACTTGAAAGAACTGTCGAAGGAATTAACGCCAGAGCAGGTTGAAGCGGTGAAAAACGGAATGACTTACAGTGTTTGTCCGAACACCTATGCGGCTTATCAGGACATGCTGCCGAACCTGACAGTAGAGCAGAAAAAATATATACTGGACGCCTTAACCGAAGCCCGCGAAAAAGCAATGGATGCCGGCTCCAGTAAAGAAAAGCATGCCTGGTTCGGTAAATACAAAGGTCGGATCAACAATTACCTGTCGAAACAAGGCTACGATATGAACAAGGAAAGCAAAGCCTGGCAGGAACGTTTGAAAAAAGAAGGTATCGAGCTTTAA
- a CDS encoding pectate lyase family protein, which produces MFLRSTRKAVWGAMFSLVFSYGVWAGNPVVKIDFNQSGRNINQVNEIGYQSWTSYGEKATEEFDGISFTLEGGSSGLKSNWYKAGMVTAKLVSDGVTLEDGANGGEISLTIAGLESGEHSLLVFMNQVDSPEANTFAPVDITVNGQPVASAVEPSIRAVSNYEAKIVYFTFQVTEGKETKIVFKSNAESDASDKNIIINGIELNTPNVMEQAINPFPQHGDEHVLSPEKNLELSWTANKEAVSHHVYFSDQEDEVKLGDKKADRGIQTNTVFYVENLNTHASYFWRVDEIKADGTVTKGDVWMFRIAQLAFPGAEGYGRLARGGRDGRVVHVTNLDDEGEGSLRYAVENEKGPRTVVFDVSGIIRLKSRLVLSDSYVTIAGQTAPGKGICLRDAPFGLSGANDVIIQNIRVRRGSIGDYNHGLDGMGAQGSNNCIIDHCSISWTIDEAFSSRSAKDISLQRTMISEALNVAGHPNYPEGTAHGYAGSIGGDVGSFHHNLLAHCEGRNWSLAGGLDGNAYYSGRMDIRNNVVYNWGHRATDGGAMQVNFVGNYYKPGAATNFLWALNMQHEGVGLGSQRAYFDGNVMSGYFNESNEEDGRKFTISNKAVVDWKTFVDAPFFKPYVNTQTATAAYKDVLSDVGCTSPVMDDHDLRIIHETLTGTYSIKGSKSGKPGLPDNEQDVGGWEDYPEVHRDASWDSDGDGLPNWWETAKGLNPESPKGDFSDANLDEDGDGYTNLEDYLQWLSKPHYFVEKGSKTTLDLASFFRGYTNSPAYSVSDQSNLSVKLKDDQAIVTCKTGGLASFKVKVIDADGDSKLREIVFFVREK; this is translated from the coding sequence ATGTTTTTACGAAGTACGAGGAAGGCTGTTTGGGGAGCGATGTTCTCGCTGGTTTTTAGTTACGGGGTCTGGGCCGGAAATCCGGTTGTGAAAATTGATTTCAACCAATCGGGACGCAATATTAACCAGGTCAACGAGATTGGTTACCAATCGTGGACGAGCTACGGCGAGAAAGCAACGGAAGAATTCGATGGAATTTCATTCACTCTGGAAGGTGGAAGTTCCGGATTGAAAAGTAATTGGTACAAGGCAGGAATGGTAACCGCCAAGCTGGTAAGCGATGGCGTCACGTTGGAAGACGGAGCGAACGGCGGTGAAATCTCCCTAACAATAGCGGGACTTGAATCGGGCGAGCATTCGTTGCTCGTTTTTATGAATCAGGTGGACAGCCCTGAGGCGAATACCTTTGCGCCGGTTGATATCACGGTCAATGGTCAGCCTGTCGCTAGTGCAGTAGAGCCGTCTATACGGGCGGTCTCCAATTACGAAGCGAAGATTGTTTATTTCACCTTCCAGGTCACGGAGGGAAAGGAAACTAAAATCGTGTTTAAATCGAATGCGGAGTCGGATGCGTCGGATAAGAATATCATCATCAACGGAATTGAGTTGAATACGCCCAATGTGATGGAGCAGGCTATCAATCCTTTCCCGCAACACGGGGACGAGCACGTTCTGTCGCCAGAGAAAAATTTGGAATTATCCTGGACAGCGAATAAAGAGGCTGTTTCGCATCATGTTTATTTCTCAGATCAGGAGGATGAGGTCAAGCTTGGTGATAAAAAGGCGGATAGGGGAATTCAAACCAATACAGTTTTTTATGTCGAAAATTTGAACACTCACGCCTCGTACTTTTGGCGAGTTGACGAAATAAAAGCCGATGGCACAGTGACCAAAGGCGATGTTTGGATGTTCCGAATTGCACAGCTGGCATTCCCGGGTGCCGAAGGCTACGGTCGCTTGGCTCGTGGGGGACGCGATGGCCGGGTGGTCCATGTGACCAACCTGGACGACGAGGGCGAGGGTAGTTTGCGCTACGCCGTCGAAAACGAAAAAGGACCGCGAACTGTGGTATTCGATGTTTCCGGAATCATTCGCCTGAAATCGCGCTTGGTTTTGTCGGATAGCTACGTGACAATTGCTGGTCAAACAGCACCGGGAAAAGGTATTTGCCTGCGCGATGCACCTTTCGGTTTAAGTGGTGCAAACGACGTGATTATCCAGAATATTCGCGTTCGTCGCGGATCTATAGGTGATTACAACCATGGTTTGGACGGTATGGGCGCGCAGGGAAGTAACAACTGCATCATCGACCATTGTTCCATCAGCTGGACAATTGATGAAGCATTTAGCTCCCGTTCTGCAAAAGATATTAGCTTGCAGCGAACCATGATCTCGGAAGCTTTAAACGTTGCCGGGCACCCTAACTATCCGGAAGGTACGGCACATGGTTATGCCGGAAGTATTGGCGGCGATGTTGGCAGTTTTCACCATAACCTGTTAGCCCACTGCGAAGGCAGAAACTGGAGTTTGGCAGGCGGTCTCGACGGAAATGCCTACTATTCGGGCCGGATGGATATCCGGAACAATGTGGTTTACAACTGGGGACACCGGGCAACTGATGGTGGCGCGATGCAAGTCAATTTTGTCGGAAATTATTACAAGCCGGGTGCAGCTACCAATTTCTTGTGGGCGCTGAATATGCAGCACGAAGGTGTTGGGCTGGGAAGCCAGCGTGCCTATTTTGATGGCAATGTGATGTCTGGATATTTTAATGAATCGAACGAGGAAGATGGACGCAAATTTACCATATCGAACAAGGCGGTTGTTGATTGGAAAACTTTTGTTGATGCGCCCTTTTTTAAACCCTACGTGAACACGCAAACAGCAACCGCGGCATATAAAGATGTGCTTTCTGATGTTGGCTGCACTTCGCCGGTAATGGACGATCACGATTTGCGCATCATTCATGAAACGTTGACCGGAACCTATTCCATCAAAGGAAGTAAATCAGGGAAACCTGGGTTGCCTGACAATGAGCAGGATGTCGGCGGCTGGGAAGATTACCCGGAAGTGCACCGCGATGCTTCGTGGGATTCTGATGGAGATGGATTGCCCAACTGGTGGGAGACAGCAAAAGGTTTGAACCCGGAATCGCCCAAAGGTGATTTCTCGGACGCGAACCTGGATGAAGACGGCGACGGATATACAAACCTCGAAGATTATTTGCAGTGGTTATCCAAGCCCCATTATTTCGTAGAGAAGGGCTCAAAAACCACACTGGATCTTGCTTCTTTTTTCCGTGGTTACACGAATTCTCCGGCTTATTCGGTTAGCGATCAAAGCAATTTGAGCGTGAAACTGAAAGATGATCAGGCGATCGTTACCTGTAAAACAGGCGGATTGGCTTCCTTTAAGGTGAAAGTTATCGATGCCGATGGTGACAGCAAGCTACGAGAAATTGTCTTTTTCGTGCGAGAAAAATAA
- a CDS encoding glycoside hydrolase family 3 N-terminal domain-containing protein, with amino-acid sequence MKKLLLFLMIVSGACFCTSESSAQKADFRDTKLNIDERVAALISQLSLEEKIELLGFNNDGVERLGIHKYNWWNEGLHGVARAGEATVFPQAIAMAASFDDELVHHVADVISTEARAKYNLAVARNNREQYMGITLWSPNINIFRDPRWGRGQETYGEDPYLTSRMGVAFIHGIQGDDPHYLKASACAKHFVAHSGPEYSRHTFNSLVDEKDLHETYLVAFKAASDAGVESIMTGYNRLNGEPACISPYLLQKTLKDDWGFKGHVVTDCWALEDIWLRHKVRPNSVVVTAEAIKEGINLDCSNMLQDDAMKAIEQGLITEADIDKALAPNLKTQFKLGFYDPQEQVPFHTLGVADVHSKSHVELARKAAEESMVLIRNDKKLLPLDINQYNSILVTGANSGSVDALVGNYHGISSELVTFAEGITKAAGPAVAVQYDLGCNDTDTVHFGGVWASGLSDLTIVVIGLTPVREGEEGDAFLAEHGGDKANLRIPAAHIAFLKKLRASNNKPIIAVVTGGSAVDLSEIEDNSDAVVFSWYPGEQGGAALADILFGKVAPSGRLPITFYKSFDQLPDYESYAMEGRTYRYFDGEVQYPFGYGLSYVDFDYSWKQAPNKKYKTSDKIVFSVDVKNTGDMDAKEVVPVFVSYPNVERMPVEELKQFTKKEITAGGTQTIQFEIPIWDLAKWDEHCQDWTVYPGEYEIKVGGDAKTARLSAKFTIK; translated from the coding sequence ATGAAAAAGCTTCTCCTTTTTTTGATGATTGTATCGGGAGCGTGTTTCTGCACGTCAGAATCATCCGCACAAAAAGCCGATTTCCGGGATACTAAATTGAATATTGACGAACGTGTTGCAGCACTTATTAGCCAACTCTCGCTCGAAGAAAAAATTGAATTGCTGGGCTTCAACAACGACGGAGTTGAACGTCTTGGCATCCACAAATACAACTGGTGGAATGAAGGTTTGCACGGTGTTGCCCGTGCAGGCGAAGCGACAGTTTTCCCGCAAGCCATTGCCATGGCTGCCTCGTTCGATGACGAACTGGTTCACCATGTTGCCGATGTAATTTCGACCGAAGCACGCGCCAAGTACAACCTGGCCGTAGCACGTAACAACCGCGAGCAATACATGGGAATCACCCTTTGGTCGCCCAACATCAACATTTTTCGCGATCCTCGCTGGGGTCGTGGCCAGGAAACCTATGGCGAAGACCCGTACCTGACCTCTCGCATGGGTGTCGCCTTCATTCATGGTATTCAGGGCGATGATCCACATTATTTGAAAGCTTCTGCCTGTGCCAAGCACTTTGTGGCACACAGCGGCCCCGAATACAGCCGTCACACCTTCAACTCGCTGGTCGATGAAAAAGATTTACACGAAACGTACCTGGTTGCTTTTAAAGCAGCTTCCGACGCCGGTGTCGAGTCCATCATGACCGGCTATAACCGACTAAACGGCGAACCGGCTTGTATCAGTCCTTATCTGTTGCAAAAAACATTGAAAGACGATTGGGGTTTTAAAGGCCATGTCGTAACCGACTGCTGGGCTTTGGAAGATATTTGGCTGAGACACAAAGTACGCCCCAACTCGGTTGTGGTAACAGCCGAAGCGATTAAAGAAGGCATCAACCTCGACTGCTCGAACATGCTGCAGGATGACGCCATGAAAGCCATTGAACAGGGATTGATTACTGAAGCGGACATTGACAAAGCGCTCGCTCCTAACCTGAAGACTCAGTTCAAACTGGGGTTTTACGATCCGCAGGAACAGGTTCCTTTTCACACGCTGGGAGTAGCCGATGTGCACTCAAAATCACACGTTGAACTGGCTCGAAAAGCTGCCGAAGAAAGTATGGTGCTGATCCGCAACGACAAGAAATTGCTTCCACTGGACATCAATCAATACAACAGCATTTTGGTTACGGGAGCGAATTCAGGAAGCGTTGATGCACTGGTAGGCAACTACCACGGAATCTCTTCCGAGCTTGTGACCTTTGCTGAAGGGATTACCAAAGCTGCCGGACCAGCGGTGGCGGTGCAGTATGATCTTGGCTGCAACGATACCGACACTGTTCATTTTGGCGGAGTTTGGGCTTCGGGCCTGAGCGACCTGACCATTGTGGTGATCGGCCTGACACCGGTTCGCGAGGGCGAAGAAGGCGATGCTTTTCTGGCCGAGCACGGTGGAGACAAAGCAAATCTCCGAATTCCTGCTGCACACATTGCTTTCCTCAAAAAGCTGCGTGCGTCAAATAATAAGCCGATTATCGCTGTTGTCACTGGTGGTAGTGCCGTCGATTTGTCCGAAATTGAAGACAACTCTGATGCCGTTGTTTTCTCCTGGTACCCCGGCGAACAAGGCGGAGCAGCATTGGCCGATATTCTGTTCGGCAAAGTAGCTCCATCGGGCCGTTTACCGATCACCTTTTATAAGTCGTTCGACCAATTGCCCGACTATGAAAGCTATGCCATGGAAGGCCGCACCTACCGCTATTTCGATGGTGAGGTACAGTATCCCTTTGGTTACGGATTAAGCTATGTCGACTTCGACTACAGCTGGAAACAGGCGCCGAACAAAAAATACAAAACCAGTGATAAAATTGTGTTCTCTGTCGACGTAAAAAACACAGGCGACATGGATGCCAAAGAAGTTGTTCCCGTATTCGTTAGCTACCCGAACGTAGAACGCATGCCAGTGGAAGAATTGAAGCAATTCACCAAAAAAGAAATTACCGCTGGAGGTACGCAAACCATCCAATTCGAAATTCCCATTTGGGATCTGGCCAAGTGGGACGAGCACTGCCAGGATTGGACGGTTTACCCAGGTGAATACGAGATTAAAGTTGGCGGTGATGCCAAAACCGCTCGCCTGAGCGCGAAGTTCACCATCAAATAA
- a CDS encoding alpha-amylase, with translation MTQLRGTMLQSFNWYTSDQGTFWNDLAEKGKQLSEAGFTALWLPPASKGMSGTTDVGYGAYDLFDFGEFNQMGATRTKYGTRQEYEDCIHALHVHKLHVYGDVVLNHKMGADSKENVTVIQVDPFNRNNTYGDWHNRDLWTCFTFPGRAKKYSSMEWHWWHFDAAKEDGTIYKMKDKTFETHVDSENKNYDFLMGCDIDFSVDQVRGEVYYWGKWYLDNFPIDGFRIDAVKHIRSYFFKFWLDEMRAHVASSSGKSLFAVGEYWSYDLSRLLRYISDSEGSMSLFDAPLHYNFYQASKMGAAYDMGSILNGTLVKENPILAVTIVENHDTQPLQSLESLVEAWFKPLAYAIILLRDEGYPCVFEADYFGTHYIGKKNDHEYEIWMDSHRWIIDLFLKYRQSHTFGTRNDYLDHHHTIGWTFEGDAEHDSMAVLMTNYVNDFKWMKTGRPNTSYTDQTGHVPYSVTTNSDGWGRFETLGGKVSVWIEQAS, from the coding sequence ATGACACAATTGCGAGGAACAATGCTTCAATCGTTCAACTGGTACACTTCTGACCAGGGAACATTCTGGAACGATTTGGCCGAAAAAGGCAAACAACTTAGCGAAGCCGGCTTTACCGCTCTGTGGCTTCCTCCGGCATCCAAAGGAATGTCAGGCACGACCGACGTCGGCTATGGCGCTTACGACCTATTCGATTTTGGCGAATTCAACCAAATGGGAGCAACACGCACAAAATATGGCACACGACAAGAATATGAAGACTGCATCCATGCACTGCACGTTCATAAACTGCACGTTTACGGTGATGTGGTTTTAAATCACAAAATGGGTGCCGATTCCAAAGAAAACGTCACCGTCATCCAGGTTGACCCGTTCAACCGCAACAATACCTATGGTGACTGGCACAATCGCGACTTATGGACTTGCTTCACCTTTCCCGGACGGGCAAAGAAATATTCGTCGATGGAGTGGCACTGGTGGCACTTCGATGCTGCCAAAGAAGACGGCACCATCTACAAAATGAAAGACAAAACCTTCGAAACCCACGTAGATTCGGAGAATAAAAACTACGACTTTTTGATGGGCTGCGATATCGACTTCAGTGTTGACCAGGTTCGGGGTGAAGTGTACTACTGGGGTAAATGGTACCTGGACAATTTCCCGATCGATGGTTTCCGAATCGACGCCGTCAAACACATCCGTTCCTATTTTTTCAAATTCTGGCTCGACGAGATGCGCGCTCATGTAGCGTCCAGCTCAGGTAAAAGTCTCTTTGCCGTTGGCGAATATTGGTCCTACGACCTATCCCGTCTCCTCCGCTACATCAGCGACAGCGAAGGAAGCATGAGCCTGTTCGACGCACCGCTCCACTATAATTTCTACCAGGCATCAAAAATGGGCGCCGCATACGATATGGGTTCCATTTTAAACGGCACTTTGGTAAAAGAAAATCCGATATTGGCAGTAACTATCGTGGAAAACCACGACACACAGCCTCTGCAAAGTCTCGAGTCCTTAGTCGAGGCCTGGTTTAAACCGCTGGCGTATGCGATCATTCTGCTGCGAGATGAAGGCTATCCGTGCGTGTTCGAGGCTGATTATTTCGGAACACATTACATTGGTAAAAAAAATGATCATGAATATGAAATATGGATGGATTCGCACCGTTGGATAATTGATCTATTTTTGAAATACAGGCAGTCCCACACATTCGGCACCCGCAATGATTATCTGGATCATCACCATACTATCGGGTGGACGTTCGAAGGCGATGCCGAACACGACAGCATGGCAGTTTTAATGACCAATTACGTTAATGATTTTAAGTGGATGAAAACGGGTCGACCAAATACGAGTTACACCGACCAAACAGGACACGTTCCCTACTCTGTAACAACAAATTCTGATGGCTGGGGCCGTTTTGAAACCTTGGGTGGAAAAGTATCGGTGTGGATTGAACAAGCATCTTAA
- a CDS encoding sugar phosphate isomerase/epimerase family protein has protein sequence MKKSNCKNLCLLLVAVLCLNTFSVQASGKGKKSKQENKEQQYKVAVVDLMILKRQKLSAFPLAKEIGADGLEVDMGGLGKRPTFDNKLANDSLLNLFKKASKDNGIEICALSMSGFYAQSFPQKETAIEAVGDCIASMKRVGTKVGFLPLGVEGNLLRYPERRQAVVERLRTVGKMAEDAGVVIAIETAFDAKRDLELLKEVGSPAIKISFNFSIPLSEGRDLNEELKILGADNIAQIHGTDKDGVWLQNDPKIDLKKVKQTLDEMGWSGWLIVERSRDANNPRDVRGNFGANVAYLKSIFQ, from the coding sequence ATGAAGAAATCAAACTGTAAAAACTTATGCCTGTTACTTGTTGCTGTGCTGTGTTTGAACACATTTAGTGTGCAAGCGTCAGGCAAAGGCAAGAAAAGCAAACAAGAGAACAAGGAACAACAATATAAAGTAGCCGTGGTGGATCTGATGATTCTGAAGCGGCAAAAACTGAGTGCTTTCCCGCTGGCGAAAGAAATCGGTGCCGATGGCTTGGAAGTCGATATGGGAGGGCTCGGTAAACGGCCAACTTTCGACAACAAACTGGCTAACGATTCGCTGTTGAACCTGTTTAAAAAGGCTTCGAAAGACAATGGAATAGAAATCTGCGCTTTGTCGATGTCTGGCTTTTATGCCCAGTCGTTCCCACAAAAGGAAACTGCAATCGAGGCTGTTGGCGATTGCATCGCGAGCATGAAGCGGGTTGGAACCAAAGTCGGCTTTTTGCCACTGGGTGTTGAAGGCAACTTACTTCGTTATCCGGAGCGCCGTCAGGCGGTTGTCGAGCGCCTGAGAACCGTTGGTAAAATGGCCGAGGACGCCGGAGTGGTAATCGCCATAGAAACGGCTTTCGATGCCAAACGCGATTTGGAACTGCTGAAGGAAGTCGGCTCGCCGGCAATCAAGATCAGCTTTAATTTTTCGATTCCGTTGAGTGAAGGGCGTGACCTGAATGAGGAACTGAAAATTTTGGGGGCTGACAATATCGCGCAGATTCATGGTACCGACAAGGATGGCGTATGGCTGCAAAACGATCCGAAGATCGACCTGAAAAAGGTGAAACAAACTCTGGATGAAATGGGCTGGAGTGGTTGGTTAATTGTAGAGCGCTCGCGAGATGCCAATAACCCGCGTGATGTTCGTGGAAATTTTGGAGCCAACGTGGCTTACCTGAAATCGATATTTCAATAG
- a CDS encoding vitamin B12 dependent-methionine synthase activation domain-containing protein — protein sequence MIRVQTFRFRELAVDTGWITRELGFSSTKVPENWQKKLDRALEFAENLTDISASWQVLRVDPEVPNQRMIQLEEALFTVGKTIARELHNSQQAALFICTAGAVIDTEAKRQSQSGDADYGKVLGLVGIAIAEAVADRVHEKVKQIAAKRDFKVTNRYSPGYCHWHIADQHQLFALFGDENCGVNVTKSASLDPVNSVSGIVGLGSHVEFHGYQCKLCKLEHCMHRRVQ from the coding sequence ATGATTCGAGTACAAACTTTTCGATTCCGGGAACTAGCGGTAGACACTGGTTGGATTACCCGAGAACTGGGCTTTTCAAGTACTAAGGTGCCGGAAAACTGGCAGAAAAAGCTGGATCGTGCCCTGGAATTTGCAGAAAACTTAACCGACATTTCTGCTTCGTGGCAGGTGCTCCGGGTTGATCCGGAAGTTCCCAATCAAAGAATGATTCAGCTGGAGGAAGCGCTGTTTACTGTTGGAAAAACGATTGCCCGGGAGCTTCACAATTCACAACAAGCTGCACTTTTTATTTGTACTGCCGGTGCGGTAATCGATACTGAAGCAAAACGGCAAAGTCAATCGGGTGATGCCGATTACGGGAAGGTGTTGGGTTTAGTGGGAATTGCTATTGCCGAAGCCGTCGCAGATCGGGTTCACGAAAAAGTCAAGCAGATCGCTGCCAAACGGGATTTCAAAGTGACAAATCGCTACAGCCCGGGATATTGCCATTGGCATATTGCCGACCAGCATCAACTGTTTGCCCTGTTCGGCGACGAAAATTGTGGAGTGAATGTAACCAAATCAGCCTCGTTGGATCCGGTAAACTCAGTTAGTGGAATTGTTGGTTTAGGGTCGCATGTCGAGTTCCACGGGTATCAGTGTAAACTGTGCAAACTCGAACATTGTATGCACCGAAGAGTGCAGTAA